One genomic window of Candidatus Pseudobacter hemicellulosilyticus includes the following:
- a CDS encoding cellulase family glycosylhydrolase has product MKLIRALHYWGNRFFVNPFRKSAALGSSQMLYSRLVGCVLLTGMATFANAQSFLRTSGQQIIDQQGRNVLLRGVGLGGWMLQEGYMLRIYNQGQQYKIRERIRNLIGEPATAAFYESWLANHTTRADIDSLKAWGFNSVRLPMHYNLYTLPVEQEPVAGQQTWLDKGFALTDSLLAWCKANGLYLILDLHAAPGGQGNDLNISDRDPDKPSLWDSEANKQKTIALWRKLAARYASEPAIGAYDILNEPNWGFADPSGDRNGLQEKNNGPLKQLLVDITKAIREVDPRHIIIIEGNGWGNNYNGMLPPWDSNMVLSFHKYWNYNDVASIRHILQFREQYNVPVWLGETGENSNVWFTECIRLLEQHNIGWAWWPLKKLGANNPLQIPAREEYKQLLEYWEKPDTVKPAAAKAEEVLMALAKATNISENIIHYDVIDAMIRQPHEPTAKPFRPHQLTGNYLLPAVDYDLGPNGIAYFDMDTANYHIANGGKRSEGNRGHMYRNDGVDIFVAVGSKVRGAEVINGDTAAAEAALVAAGLRDNTGFTGQTGKDFFVDDIETGEWLQYTIDVQRAGNYRLELLAGAGSKTGEVQLSLDGKPVGTAVSIPAITAQQWQPVVVVNKLSLKAGRHVLRLHAVKGGDYGVYALRFSR; this is encoded by the coding sequence TTGAAACTGATTCGTGCTTTGCACTATTGGGGGAATCGCTTTTTTGTAAACCCTTTCAGAAAGTCCGCGGCCCTTGGTTCGTCCCAAATGCTTTACTCCCGGCTGGTTGGCTGCGTGCTGCTGACAGGTATGGCCACCTTTGCCAATGCCCAATCCTTTCTGCGTACCAGCGGCCAGCAGATCATAGACCAGCAGGGCCGCAATGTATTGTTGCGTGGCGTGGGCCTGGGCGGCTGGATGTTGCAGGAAGGATATATGCTGCGCATCTACAACCAGGGCCAGCAATACAAAATTCGTGAGCGTATCCGCAACCTGATCGGTGAACCTGCCACAGCCGCCTTTTATGAAAGCTGGCTGGCCAACCATACTACCCGCGCCGATATTGATTCCCTGAAAGCCTGGGGTTTCAATTCCGTGCGTCTGCCCATGCATTATAACCTCTATACGCTCCCGGTAGAACAGGAACCGGTAGCGGGCCAGCAAACCTGGCTGGATAAAGGCTTTGCACTGACAGACAGCTTACTGGCCTGGTGCAAGGCCAACGGTCTCTACCTGATCCTGGACCTGCATGCCGCACCCGGCGGCCAGGGCAACGACCTCAATATCTCCGATCGGGACCCGGACAAGCCATCACTGTGGGACAGTGAGGCCAACAAACAGAAAACAATTGCCCTCTGGCGAAAGCTGGCAGCAAGGTATGCCAGCGAGCCGGCCATTGGCGCTTATGATATTCTGAACGAACCTAACTGGGGCTTTGCTGATCCTTCAGGCGACAGGAACGGCCTCCAGGAAAAGAACAACGGCCCCTTAAAGCAATTGCTGGTGGACATCACGAAGGCCATCCGTGAAGTGGATCCCCGGCATATCATCATCATTGAAGGCAATGGCTGGGGCAATAATTACAATGGCATGCTGCCGCCCTGGGACAGCAATATGGTACTGAGCTTTCACAAATACTGGAACTATAATGATGTGGCCAGCATCCGGCATATCCTGCAGTTCCGTGAGCAGTACAATGTGCCTGTCTGGCTGGGGGAAACGGGTGAGAATTCCAATGTCTGGTTTACAGAATGTATCCGCCTGCTGGAGCAGCACAATATCGGCTGGGCCTGGTGGCCATTGAAAAAGCTGGGCGCCAATAATCCCTTACAGATCCCGGCCAGAGAAGAATACAAGCAGCTGCTGGAATACTGGGAAAAGCCGGACACCGTTAAGCCGGCTGCTGCTAAAGCGGAAGAAGTATTGATGGCATTGGCGAAAGCCACTAATATATCGGAGAACATCATTCATTATGATGTGATAGACGCCATGATCAGACAGCCGCATGAACCAACGGCAAAACCGTTCCGGCCGCATCAACTAACAGGCAATTACCTGCTGCCTGCTGTGGACTATGATCTCGGGCCTAATGGCATTGCCTATTTTGATATGGATACAGCCAACTATCATATTGCCAACGGCGGTAAAAGATCGGAAGGCAACCGGGGCCATATGTACCGGAATGACGGCGTAGATATTTTTGTGGCGGTAGGGTCTAAAGTCCGGGGCGCTGAGGTGATCAACGGAGATACCGCTGCTGCGGAAGCTGCATTGGTAGCCGCTGGCTTGCGTGATAATACAGGTTTTACCGGGCAGACCGGCAAGGATTTTTTTGTAGACGATATAGAGACCGGCGAGTGGCTCCAATATACCATTGATGTGCAGCGGGCCGGTAATTACCGGCTGGAGCTGCTGGCGGGTGCAGGATCAAAAACCGGGGAGGTACAGTTATCGCTGGATGGCAAGCCTGTGGGTACTGCCGTAAGTATACCGGCTATTACCGCGCAGCAATGGCAGCCTGTAGTGGTAGTAAATAAGTTGTCGCTGAAAGCAGGCCGGCATGTATTGCGGCTGCATGCGGTAAAGGGCGGCGACTATGGAGTTTACGCGCTGCGGTTCAGCCGTTAG